From a single Adhaeribacter swui genomic region:
- a CDS encoding DUF4255 domain-containing protein, with the protein MIDNALKVIANEVNRYIVRKLDPDRDPTSTKRMMIGNVAKAQEGDAGGARADSSTAPGLLTLVNLEEERNARNPNNYVKLNDKIEYRNPKLYLNLYCLFSVNHSSYETALQYLSLILQCFQYKNVITAKNTPSDNGLTLDPKIEKLILDMVSMNAEQVNHLWATLGGKYLPSVLYKVRLITIEEDLADMQAEPVSGIYINHATE; encoded by the coding sequence ATGATTGATAATGCATTAAAGGTAATTGCCAACGAAGTAAACCGGTACATTGTGCGCAAACTGGACCCTGACCGCGACCCGACTTCTACGAAACGGATGATGATTGGCAACGTGGCAAAAGCTCAGGAAGGCGATGCCGGGGGGGCGCGGGCCGATTCGTCAACGGCGCCGGGTTTGCTTACCCTGGTAAACCTGGAAGAAGAAAGAAATGCCCGGAATCCCAACAATTACGTGAAACTGAACGACAAGATTGAATACCGCAACCCCAAGCTGTACCTTAATTTGTATTGTTTGTTTTCGGTGAACCATAGCTCCTACGAAACGGCCTTGCAATACCTTTCCTTAATTCTGCAATGCTTCCAGTACAAAAATGTAATTACCGCCAAAAATACCCCGTCGGATAACGGATTGACCCTGGACCCCAAAATAGAAAAATTAATCCTGGATATGGTATCGATGAACGCCGAACAGGTAAATCATTTATGGGCCACGTTAGGGGGTAAGTATTTGCCTTCGGTATTATACAAAGTGCGCCTGATAACCATCGAAGAAGATCTGGCCGACATGCAAGCCGAGCCGGTTTCGGGCATTTACATCAACCACGCAACCGAATAA
- a CDS encoding cadherin domain-containing protein, whose amino-acid sequence MKKTSTALVVLRQRIFLKILLLLCWFWGSAAPVPAAILSKANNHIVTSGSAHYSTWLAASAPVFTPEKYVFSLSEDIFPGTTIGKVKATDAARETLIYTITNGNTNQTFTLDAVSGVLKLGKKLNYHTQSTYQLTVQATNTANQTSETTVTVAVTQATGEALLNKITWSSAANQPYIFYEGQGEVVNNKWYTFSGFDALKGFTPTSRAYVYDPKVNTWSPIAPMPPMNGTKYGGITHAGFTTDQTDIYFAGGYTANASGKGQILGTSEVWKYVVAENRYERLPDLPRVSAAGQLEYLNGQLHYIAGTDRKLQIDLGDHYVLDLGNLAAGWDTLAPLPSPRQHAGSAVYQGKIYFIAGQTGHDEGSVSSKLVHVYDPATDSWTRLADIPAPAGTPGIAHISSSVVVLDNQILVLGGEYAFTKGTRRVSAYTPATNTWTELSGLPMIMRGGVGAIIDGKIYYTGGKGVKATISGVPVSDQSIKQLTWVNTTNNADIKPLTANDTVNLAALATSRLSIRATTSPDTVGSVVFELSGTQTHSQLENKMPYALFGDTRTNKYTAWAPKPGAYTLKVTPYSLAGGKGLAGPTLTVKFTVIDSLVTQLQSTTSRRYAISTLKSGAKVYTDRTYQALTVPEFLQNATFIQVPNDDKSNTSDSVFSFYLNRAATVYVAYDSRGTTLPAWLSNWQKVDSQVDINSPKNKHLVLYRQQFAPGKITMGGNRAAPAAGTLNNYFVIIQSEIVPAAIVTNNQSGLEVISKSPASLNAYPNPNKPGSKVTLELDNLKQNEEIQLTLYDISGQALLNQSAVSDGKGKANAEISLAKITKAGLYLIQVKSGTGNQQIKLLVE is encoded by the coding sequence ATGAAAAAAACATCTACTGCTTTGGTTGTGCTCCGGCAACGTATTTTTTTAAAAATTTTACTTTTACTTTGCTGGTTTTGGGGCAGCGCAGCACCAGTACCCGCCGCTATTCTTAGTAAAGCAAACAACCATATTGTAACTTCCGGATCAGCGCATTACTCTACCTGGCTTGCGGCATCGGCACCGGTTTTTACCCCGGAAAAGTATGTATTTAGCTTATCGGAAGACATTTTTCCCGGCACTACCATTGGAAAAGTAAAAGCCACGGATGCCGCCCGCGAAACCTTAATTTACACGATAACCAACGGTAATACCAACCAGACTTTTACCCTGGATGCTGTTTCGGGTGTCCTAAAATTAGGCAAAAAATTAAACTACCACACCCAAAGTACCTACCAACTTACCGTACAGGCCACCAATACCGCTAACCAAACGAGCGAAACTACAGTTACCGTAGCCGTTACCCAAGCTACCGGAGAAGCCCTGCTAAATAAAATTACCTGGAGCTCGGCGGCTAACCAGCCTTACATTTTTTACGAAGGCCAGGGGGAAGTAGTAAATAATAAGTGGTATACCTTTAGCGGTTTCGATGCGCTCAAAGGCTTTACGCCTACCAGCCGGGCTTACGTGTACGATCCCAAGGTTAATACCTGGTCGCCGATTGCGCCTATGCCCCCCATGAATGGTACCAAGTACGGGGGCATTACCCACGCCGGCTTCACCACCGACCAAACGGACATTTACTTTGCGGGCGGCTATACGGCCAATGCTTCTGGTAAAGGGCAGATTTTAGGCACCAGCGAAGTTTGGAAGTACGTGGTGGCCGAAAACCGGTACGAGCGCTTGCCGGATTTGCCCCGCGTAAGTGCCGCCGGGCAACTGGAATACCTGAACGGCCAACTGCATTACATTGCCGGCACCGACCGTAAACTGCAAATTGATTTAGGCGACCATTACGTGCTAGACCTGGGTAACCTAGCGGCTGGTTGGGATACGTTGGCTCCCTTGCCTAGTCCGCGGCAGCACGCCGGCTCAGCGGTTTACCAAGGCAAAATTTATTTTATCGCCGGACAAACCGGTCACGACGAAGGCTCCGTATCCAGCAAATTAGTGCACGTCTATGACCCAGCTACGGATAGTTGGACCCGTCTGGCCGACATTCCGGCTCCTGCGGGCACACCCGGTATTGCGCACATTTCTTCGTCGGTAGTAGTGCTGGATAACCAGATTCTGGTGCTAGGCGGCGAATACGCCTTTACCAAAGGTACCCGGCGCGTATCGGCTTATACTCCGGCCACCAATACCTGGACAGAACTATCCGGTTTACCCATGATTATGCGGGGCGGAGTTGGAGCAATTATTGACGGTAAAATTTACTATACCGGGGGCAAAGGCGTAAAAGCTACTATTTCCGGTGTTCCCGTTTCTGACCAATCAATAAAGCAACTTACCTGGGTAAATACCACCAACAACGCCGATATAAAACCTTTAACCGCCAACGATACCGTTAACCTGGCAGCTTTGGCTACTTCCCGCTTAAGCATTCGGGCAACCACCAGTCCTGATACCGTGGGCAGTGTCGTTTTTGAATTAAGCGGTACGCAAACTCATTCTCAATTAGAAAATAAAATGCCGTACGCCTTATTCGGCGACACCCGGACCAATAAATATACAGCCTGGGCACCCAAACCGGGGGCTTATACGTTAAAAGTAACGCCTTACAGCCTGGCGGGAGGCAAAGGTTTAGCCGGACCAACTTTAACCGTAAAATTTACCGTAATAGATTCGCTGGTAACGCAACTCCAAAGCACTACGTCGCGCCGGTATGCCATCAGTACCTTAAAGTCCGGCGCTAAGGTGTATACCGACCGGACTTATCAGGCGCTTACTGTGCCGGAATTTTTACAAAATGCCACCTTTATTCAGGTACCCAACGACGATAAGAGTAACACCTCCGACAGCGTATTTTCTTTCTATTTAAACCGTGCCGCAACGGTATACGTGGCTTACGATTCTCGGGGAACAACCTTGCCGGCCTGGTTAAGCAACTGGCAAAAAGTAGACAGCCAAGTTGATATTAATAGTCCTAAAAACAAACATCTGGTGCTGTACCGCCAACAGTTTGCGCCAGGCAAAATTACAATGGGCGGTAACCGGGCAGCCCCAGCAGCGGGTACCCTCAATAATTATTTTGTAATAATCCAGTCAGAAATAGTCCCGGCCGCAATAGTAACCAACAATCAATCTGGCCTGGAAGTTATAAGCAAAAGTCCCGCCTCGTTAAACGCTTATCCTAATCCAAATAAGCCTGGCTCGAAAGTCACACTAGAATTAGATAATCTGAAGCAAAACGAAGAAATACAACTTACTTTATACGATATTTCAGGCCAGGCACTACTAAACCAAAGCGCAGTATCGGATGGAAAAGGAAAAGCCAACGCCGAAATATCGCTGGCAAAAATTACAAAAGCTGGCCTGTATCTGATTCAAGTAAAATCAGGCACTGGTAACCAACAGATAAAGCTTTTGGTGGAGTAA
- a CDS encoding M48 family metalloprotease: MKRLLTESKKVVLVLTAIFICNSCARNPVTGKRDFSLVSKDQEIAMGQQADPEVIAQFGLYPSEALQNFINQKGQQMVAVSHRQDLKYQFRIVDSPVINAFAVPGGYVYFTRGIMAHFNNEAQFAGVLGHEIGHIAARHSARQQSKTMLAQLGLVVGMVVSPELAQFGEQAQQSLALLFLKFGRDDERESDRLGVEYSTKIGYDANYMADFFRTLQRQQEQSEAEPIPDFLSTHPNPADRYQTVKELAADWQQKTKAKNLQVNRNTYLKLIDGLVYGEDPRQGFVEANVFYHPELKFQFPVPTGWLYQNSPTQFQMAEKEGKALLALTLAGGKTLEEAAQQTMQKYSLQALESKKVTVNGFPALAVVADQQAQQDQQQQQQQQTATIRTLTYFIQDGASIYSLMGISAKPDFETYFTTFSNTMQQFRKLTDPARLNKQPERVRIKTIAKTTTLAEALRQNKVTDNRLTEMAILNGMELQDQVTAGTLIKVVQ; this comes from the coding sequence ATGAAGCGGTTATTAACAGAAAGTAAAAAAGTAGTACTGGTTTTAACCGCCATTTTTATTTGTAATTCCTGCGCCAGAAACCCAGTTACGGGCAAAAGAGATTTTTCGCTGGTTAGCAAAGATCAGGAAATTGCCATGGGGCAACAAGCCGACCCGGAGGTGATTGCGCAGTTTGGCTTGTATCCATCCGAAGCTTTGCAAAACTTTATCAACCAAAAAGGGCAGCAAATGGTAGCCGTGTCGCATCGGCAAGATTTAAAATACCAGTTCCGGATTGTGGATTCGCCGGTAATCAATGCTTTTGCCGTGCCGGGTGGTTACGTGTATTTTACTCGGGGCATTATGGCCCACTTTAACAACGAGGCGCAGTTTGCCGGGGTATTGGGTCACGAAATCGGGCATATTGCGGCGCGGCACTCGGCCCGCCAGCAAAGCAAAACCATGCTGGCTCAATTAGGCTTAGTGGTGGGCATGGTAGTATCGCCGGAGTTGGCCCAGTTTGGCGAACAAGCCCAGCAAAGTCTGGCTTTGCTATTTTTAAAATTTGGCCGCGACGATGAGCGCGAATCCGACCGATTAGGCGTGGAATATTCTACCAAAATTGGGTACGATGCCAACTACATGGCCGATTTTTTCCGGACCTTGCAACGCCAACAGGAGCAAAGCGAGGCCGAGCCTATTCCGGATTTTTTATCTACCCACCCCAATCCCGCTGACCGCTACCAAACCGTGAAAGAATTAGCCGCTGATTGGCAACAAAAAACCAAAGCCAAGAACCTGCAGGTAAACCGGAATACTTACTTAAAATTAATTGATGGCCTGGTGTACGGCGAAGACCCGCGGCAAGGCTTTGTGGAAGCCAACGTGTTTTACCATCCGGAGTTAAAGTTTCAATTTCCGGTACCAACCGGCTGGTTGTACCAAAATTCGCCAACCCAGTTTCAGATGGCCGAAAAAGAAGGCAAGGCCTTACTGGCTTTAACCTTAGCGGGCGGTAAAACTTTAGAGGAGGCCGCCCAGCAAACCATGCAAAAATATTCTTTGCAAGCCCTGGAGTCGAAGAAAGTTACTGTTAATGGGTTTCCGGCTTTGGCGGTAGTAGCCGATCAACAAGCCCAGCAAGATCAGCAGCAACAGCAACAACAACAAACTGCTACCATACGCACCTTAACGTATTTTATCCAGGATGGCGCTTCGATTTATAGTTTAATGGGTATTTCGGCGAAGCCAGATTTTGAAACTTACTTTACTACGTTTAGCAACACCATGCAGCAGTTCCGGAAACTAACCGATCCGGCCCGGCTGAATAAACAACCCGAACGTGTTCGCATTAAAACCATTGCCAAAACTACTACCTTGGCCGAGGCTTTGCGCCAAAACAAAGTAACCGATAATCGCTTAACCGAAATGGCCATTTTAAACGGCATGGAACTGCAAGACCAGGTAACCGCCGGCACGCTGATTAAAGTGGTACAGTAG